From a region of the Apibacter sp. B3706 genome:
- a CDS encoding nucleoside deaminase has protein sequence MFTDEYYMKIALQQAKEAMYKDEVPVGAIIVSNNKILAKAYNLTELLVDVTAHAEMQAITAASNLLGAKYLTNCTLYVTLEPCTMCAGALYWSQISRVVVGASDEKRGFQSKGLSLHPQTEYVSGVLKDECSLLLKNFFSSKR, from the coding sequence ATGTTTACCGATGAATACTATATGAAAATAGCCTTACAACAAGCTAAAGAAGCTATGTATAAGGATGAAGTCCCGGTGGGTGCCATTATAGTCAGTAATAACAAAATTTTAGCTAAAGCATATAATTTAACTGAATTATTAGTTGATGTTACGGCTCATGCCGAAATGCAAGCTATTACCGCTGCCAGTAATTTACTGGGTGCAAAATATCTTACTAATTGTACTTTGTATGTTACCTTAGAGCCTTGTACAATGTGCGCCGGAGCTTTATATTGGTCTCAAATAAGCAGAGTTGTTGTAGGGGCATCAGATGAAAAAAGAGGCTTTCAGTCTAAAGGCTTATCTCTTCATCCTCAAACGGAATACGTATCGGGAGTTTTAAAAGATGAATGTTCTTTATTGTTAAAAAATTTTTTTTCGTCTAAAAGATAG
- a CDS encoding inorganic phosphate transporter translates to MTLLITIVILALIFDYINGFHDSANSIATIVSTKVLTPFQAVLWAAFFNFVAYFVSLYIVGEFKIGNTIAKSVHENFITLEVIFSGLVAAIIWNLFTWWAGIPSSSSHTLIGGFIGAAVAHVGGFSKAGETVVNYPVVIPIILFIFIAPIIGMIVSSIITLIIMNICRNANPYKADKWFKKLQLVSSAAFSIGHGGNDAQKVMGIIGAAFIFYEVNIAHSAEYVNLTTAERFQHFTTDYWWVPISSFIAIALGTMSGGWKIIKTMGTRITKVTPLEGVTAEISGAITLFLSEHWGIPVSTTHTITGSIIGVGLVKRVSAVRWGITIKLLWAWVLTIPVSAVLAMIVYSIVKLFM, encoded by the coding sequence ATGACTCTACTTATAACCATCGTCATATTAGCATTAATATTTGATTATATTAATGGTTTTCACGATTCGGCAAATTCAATAGCCACGATTGTATCGACAAAAGTATTAACGCCATTCCAGGCAGTATTATGGGCAGCATTTTTTAATTTTGTTGCCTATTTTGTTTCTTTATATATCGTAGGAGAATTTAAAATAGGAAATACGATAGCAAAATCTGTTCATGAGAATTTTATTACTCTCGAAGTTATCTTTTCAGGACTGGTAGCTGCAATCATATGGAATTTATTTACCTGGTGGGCGGGTATTCCTTCTTCTTCATCCCATACATTAATAGGAGGATTTATAGGAGCGGCTGTTGCTCATGTTGGCGGTTTCAGTAAAGCAGGAGAAACAGTAGTCAATTATCCCGTAGTTATCCCAATTATTTTATTTATTTTCATAGCACCGATAATTGGAATGATCGTCTCATCCATCATTACACTCATAATAATGAATATTTGTAGAAATGCCAATCCTTACAAAGCAGATAAATGGTTTAAAAAATTACAATTAGTGTCTTCTGCAGCTTTTAGTATAGGTCATGGAGGTAATGATGCTCAAAAAGTAATGGGAATTATTGGTGCAGCCTTTATCTTCTATGAAGTGAATATTGCCCATTCTGCAGAATATGTTAATCTAACGACAGCCGAAAGATTTCAGCATTTTACAACCGATTATTGGTGGGTGCCCATAAGCAGTTTTATAGCAATTGCTTTAGGAACTATGTCAGGAGGATGGAAAATTATTAAAACAATGGGAACTCGTATTACGAAAGTAACTCCTTTAGAAGGGGTAACAGCAGAAATATCCGGTGCAATTACCTTATTCCTTAGTGAACATTGGGGGATTCCGGTAAGTACAACCCATACTATAACAGGTTCAATAATTGGAGTAGGATTGGTTAAAAGGGTATCTGCCGTACGCTGGGGAATTACCATTAAATTATTGTGGGCATGGGTTCTAACTATTCCGGTAAGTGCAGTATTAGCAATGATCGTTTATTCTATAGTTAAACTCTTTATGTAA